A DNA window from Ignavibacteriales bacterium contains the following coding sequences:
- a CDS encoding glycosyl hydrolase family 28-related protein, with protein MKYCFFILMILFVQCSFGQVASDAPIDWTNAGYRGKAADIPRQFDRIVNVKTEFDVKGDGITDDAPKIQRAINAYSDFAVYYFAAGTYLLGSTITLRSNCVILGAGSSNTVFMNTHSNSVFAIKGDVEASVPAAAAAELVKDAQTITLPFSVSAGDFIEISANDPSLVVPGDEAVWYYCIGQVVRVKQVNGSAIMLDDKLRLNYSSLTPKVAKMHTITNVGFENFKVSNQSPVSSSNFSTNFNFSCATDCWISGVESQGSGFAHVGMGSSANIEIQGCYFHEAQDYGEGGHGYGICMTGHSSSCLIENNIFKTLRHAMILAGGANGNVFGFNYSRDVYSSLEPDICFHGHFPFANLIEGNYAEFAQADLVWGLNGPYNTLFRNALNRLPIFICYSFDLKEGGIRVDHQSSFKQHFYVLGNAVRDADCVFNNKVKALYWNWDDLDNEDGNTGLNVVKDGSFSRGERTSYYKDLRPIFLSTAYTWPPLGCKFSGNVTCKSIPAVDRWNAGGVMTLSAPPLFSSPSSINFENTIKNDPSDLILPMVSAPGYAFTINSVTNKLTIFRPDMTVPVTINGNDTLKTKIVFKPTAFGSFIDTLSIMSNSGTGKVILSGSSPYPTVSAYKTAINYGSIAKNTTKKDTVKLVNNSINTLMVDSIYTKTNAFIANRVNGTVGSDTLKFIVSFTPTTLSSYADTLYVWNNSQTPLVKIPLSGNASELPVELVDFSASISKSNIVLRWHTAIEVNNYGFELERRTVNIIQSSADTVWRIIAFITGNGTSNATHEYSYSDASLNSGRYEYRLKQIDNDGAYKYFQSVEVDIPLPRAFSMSQNYPNPYNPSTTIRYALPMRSNVKIQIFNMLGQVVTDLVNNEQAAGYQSVIWNATVAGGIYFYRIEAVDLSDQRNRFVDTKKMILLK; from the coding sequence ATGAAATACTGTTTTTTTATATTGATGATTTTGTTTGTCCAATGTTCATTCGGCCAGGTAGCATCCGATGCACCTATAGATTGGACGAATGCTGGATACCGCGGCAAGGCGGCTGACATTCCAAGGCAATTTGATCGCATTGTCAATGTAAAGACAGAATTTGATGTGAAGGGAGACGGTATTACAGACGATGCACCGAAAATTCAGCGTGCCATCAATGCATATTCGGATTTCGCTGTCTATTATTTTGCTGCCGGCACATACCTCCTCGGAAGCACAATTACACTCAGGAGCAATTGTGTTATTCTGGGGGCTGGTTCTTCGAATACTGTATTCATGAATACGCATTCAAATTCCGTGTTCGCAATCAAGGGAGATGTAGAAGCGTCAGTTCCTGCGGCAGCTGCGGCAGAATTAGTAAAGGATGCTCAAACAATTACTTTGCCGTTCTCGGTTTCAGCTGGAGATTTCATCGAAATTTCTGCCAATGACCCATCACTTGTTGTACCAGGAGATGAAGCTGTTTGGTATTATTGCATTGGGCAAGTAGTCCGTGTGAAACAAGTGAATGGATCTGCTATTATGCTCGACGATAAACTTCGTTTGAATTACAGCAGCTTAACACCCAAAGTAGCAAAAATGCATACCATAACGAATGTTGGATTTGAAAATTTTAAAGTAAGCAATCAAAGTCCGGTGAGCAGTTCAAACTTTAGTACAAATTTCAATTTCAGTTGCGCAACAGATTGCTGGATTTCCGGTGTAGAAAGTCAGGGATCTGGCTTTGCACATGTCGGAATGGGCAGCAGTGCCAATATCGAAATCCAGGGTTGCTATTTTCATGAAGCTCAGGATTATGGAGAAGGCGGGCATGGCTATGGTATCTGCATGACCGGTCATTCCTCAAGCTGCCTTATCGAAAATAATATTTTTAAGACATTACGACATGCGATGATTTTAGCAGGCGGAGCGAATGGCAATGTATTTGGATTTAATTATTCAAGAGATGTATATTCTTCCCTGGAGCCGGATATCTGTTTTCATGGACACTTTCCATTTGCGAATTTAATCGAAGGAAATTATGCTGAATTTGCTCAAGCTGATCTTGTCTGGGGACTGAACGGACCGTACAATACACTTTTCAGAAACGCGTTAAATAGACTGCCCATCTTTATCTGTTATTCGTTTGATCTCAAAGAAGGAGGTATTAGAGTTGATCATCAAAGTAGTTTCAAGCAGCATTTTTATGTACTTGGCAATGCTGTGCGTGATGCCGATTGCGTATTTAATAATAAAGTAAAGGCATTATATTGGAATTGGGATGATTTAGACAATGAAGATGGTAATACTGGATTAAATGTCGTTAAAGATGGTAGTTTCAGCCGCGGGGAAAGAACATCATACTACAAGGATTTACGCCCGATTTTCCTCTCGACTGCATATACGTGGCCGCCGTTAGGTTGCAAGTTTTCCGGCAACGTAACCTGCAAAAGCATTCCCGCCGTTGATCGTTGGAATGCCGGTGGTGTTATGACTTTATCTGCCCCTCCACTTTTTTCCTCTCCCTCTTCGATCAATTTTGAGAATACCATTAAAAATGATCCTTCAGATTTAATACTTCCGATGGTTTCGGCTCCAGGTTATGCATTCACAATAAATTCAGTAACGAACAAACTCACAATCTTCCGGCCGGACATGACAGTGCCGGTTACAATAAATGGAAACGACACATTGAAGACAAAGATAGTCTTCAAACCAACTGCTTTTGGTTCATTTATAGATACATTATCGATCATGTCTAATAGTGGAACTGGCAAAGTTATTTTGTCAGGTTCATCTCCATACCCGACAGTATCTGCATATAAGACAGCAATCAACTACGGCAGTATTGCCAAGAACACAACGAAGAAGGACACGGTGAAATTGGTCAACAATTCGATAAACACTTTGATGGTGGATTCTATCTATACGAAAACCAATGCGTTTATTGCGAACCGAGTTAACGGGACTGTCGGATCAGACACACTCAAGTTCATTGTCTCGTTCACGCCAACTACTCTTTCAAGTTATGCTGACACGTTGTACGTATGGAATAACTCACAAACACCATTAGTAAAAATACCTCTCTCCGGTAATGCTTCAGAACTTCCCGTTGAATTGGTGGATTTCAGTGCATCGATTTCGAAGAGCAATATTGTTCTTCGATGGCACACTGCAATAGAAGTGAATAATTATGGTTTTGAATTGGAAAGGAGAACAGTTAATATTATTCAATCCTCCGCTGATACTGTTTGGCGGATAATTGCCTTTATCACCGGTAATGGCACCAGCAACGCTACGCACGAATATTCGTATTCCGATGCGAGTCTCAATTCTGGCCGGTACGAATATCGTCTCAAGCAAATAGACAACGACGGTGCCTATAAATATTTTCAAAGTGTGGAAGTGGATATTCCTCTGCCAAGAGCCTTTTCAATGTCGCAGAACTATCCCAATCCTTACAATCCATCGACAACAATTCGATATGCTTTACCAATGAGGAGCAACGTGAAGATTCAGATATTCAATATGCTTGGGCAGGTCGTGACCGACCTGGTAAACAATGAACAAGCTGCAGGATATCAATCTGTTATTTGGAATGCTACCGTTGCAGGTGGAATATATTTCTATAGGATAGAAGCAGTTGATTTGTCGGATCAGAGAAACAGATTTGTTGATACGAAGAAGATGATCCTGTTGAAATAG
- a CDS encoding serine hydrolase, producing the protein MKYSKQFIVVILGILLSTVELSSQSPQTDSAINYWPTSTPEKQGFNSLELAKLFDNVKDNNIDLNSIIIIRNGHLILEAYLYPFQKNVIHDIASVTKSITSLATGIAIDKGYIKSVNEPVLGFFSDRSVAHLNENKKALTIEHLLTMTSALCRNFQEGEEQTVLMRQSGDCVQYFLDLPLVDTPGKKFVYSSLAPHILSTIITRTTGMNLLEFTQKNLFQPLGIKDVRWEAEQNGNTNGWGDLFIAPVDLAKIGYLVLNDGIWEGNRVISKEWIKRSSQPHVYEDSGTAYGYLWWLPLERLGLFEGRGRGGQRLIIWPQKNIIVILIGNGGYTLGDIGEYIARAFASDTSLPENPKAVKLLEQKINEASKAPASKPVTTLPALAKTLSGKEYFLETNSLGLLSFTMVNGTGKEDTIKMSYEGVHTVLPVGLDDVYRISNTSKYNLPAGAKGSWTSENTFCFTYNEPSNDRLLQFQIEFKSNLVELKVSERTGLFGEITIKGRMRQSQGKN; encoded by the coding sequence ATGAAATATAGCAAACAATTCATTGTCGTTATTTTGGGAATTCTCTTGTCAACTGTTGAACTCAGTTCTCAATCGCCGCAAACCGATTCGGCGATTAACTATTGGCCAACATCCACTCCCGAAAAACAGGGATTTAATTCTTTAGAACTTGCAAAGTTATTTGACAACGTCAAAGATAACAATATCGATCTCAATAGTATTATCATTATTCGCAACGGTCATCTGATTTTAGAGGCATACCTTTATCCATTTCAAAAGAATGTTATCCACGACATCGCATCTGTCACTAAAAGTATTACATCCCTAGCAACCGGGATTGCAATTGACAAGGGATATATCAAAAGCGTCAACGAACCGGTATTGGGTTTTTTCTCAGATCGTTCTGTCGCTCATCTTAATGAAAACAAAAAGGCCTTGACAATAGAGCACCTGCTCACGATGACATCTGCCCTCTGCCGGAACTTTCAAGAAGGCGAAGAACAAACAGTGCTCATGCGTCAAAGCGGCGATTGCGTGCAATACTTTCTGGATCTGCCGCTGGTAGATACCCCGGGCAAGAAATTTGTCTATTCGTCTCTCGCACCCCATATTCTTTCAACCATTATCACGAGAACGACTGGAATGAACCTGCTTGAGTTTACCCAAAAGAATTTGTTCCAACCGCTTGGGATCAAAGACGTTCGGTGGGAAGCTGAACAGAACGGGAACACCAACGGATGGGGCGACCTTTTTATTGCCCCGGTTGATCTGGCAAAGATAGGATACCTTGTGCTGAATGATGGCATTTGGGAGGGTAATCGAGTGATCTCGAAGGAATGGATAAAGCGTTCATCCCAACCGCATGTGTATGAAGATTCTGGAACAGCGTACGGATATCTCTGGTGGCTGCCATTGGAAAGGCTCGGATTGTTTGAAGGACGAGGGAGAGGTGGCCAGAGGCTTATCATATGGCCTCAAAAAAATATTATTGTCATCTTAATCGGGAATGGCGGATATACCCTCGGAGACATTGGAGAATATATTGCGAGAGCTTTTGCATCAGACACCTCTTTACCGGAAAATCCGAAAGCTGTAAAACTTCTCGAGCAAAAGATCAACGAGGCAAGCAAAGCTCCTGCATCAAAACCGGTGACGACATTGCCCGCCCTTGCCAAAACATTATCGGGTAAGGAGTATTTCCTGGAAACTAATTCTCTGGGATTGCTGTCATTCACTATGGTCAATGGAACAGGAAAAGAAGATACGATTAAAATGTCCTATGAAGGTGTTCACACAGTGCTACCGGTAGGACTGGATGATGTGTATCGAATATCAAACACATCAAAATATAATCTTCCTGCAGGGGCGAAGGGTTCTTGGACATCTGAAAATACTTTTTGCTTTACCTACAACGAACCATCAAATGATCGTTTGTTACAATTCCAGATAGAATTCAAAAGCAATCTCGTAGAGTTGAAGGTCTCAGAGCGCACAGGTCTCTTCGGCGAGATTACAATAAAAGGCAGGATGCGCCAGTCGCAAGGAAAGAATTAG
- a CDS encoding NAD(P)-dependent alcohol dehydrogenase produces MEKMKAAICTKYGPPDVFHIVEYNKPVPKDDEVLIKIYAASVTNSDIFIRSSNIPLRFRIPMRLMIGITRPRNEILGEVLSGEIVKIGSKIRRFHVGDQVYGLTGFSLGAYADYKCMKESDSKQGCVAIKPRNISFEEATSAAYGGLLALQFLEKGNIQPNQKVLVYGASGTSGTIAVQYAKSLGAEVTAVCSTANIQFIESLGADKTLDYTDKESISRIEKYDFILDSVGKARTSKLKEACQLSLTHKGQLASIDDGALILSSERLDRIRGLVESKVITPINDRCFLFEQIVDAYRYVELGHKRGNVAITINKIL; encoded by the coding sequence ATGGAAAAAATGAAAGCAGCCATTTGCACCAAGTATGGCCCACCTGATGTCTTTCATATTGTAGAGTACAACAAACCTGTGCCAAAAGATGATGAAGTCCTGATAAAAATATACGCAGCATCTGTAACCAATAGCGACATTTTTATACGAAGCTCTAATATCCCGCTTAGGTTTCGCATTCCTATGCGACTGATGATAGGTATTACAAGGCCACGGAATGAGATTCTCGGAGAAGTATTGTCGGGAGAAATCGTGAAGATAGGTTCTAAGATAAGACGATTCCATGTTGGCGATCAGGTATACGGCCTTACCGGATTTTCGCTCGGAGCATATGCTGACTATAAATGCATGAAGGAATCAGATTCGAAACAAGGGTGTGTCGCAATAAAGCCGAGAAACATCAGTTTTGAAGAAGCAACTTCAGCCGCATATGGTGGTCTCTTGGCCCTACAATTTCTTGAGAAAGGAAATATACAACCGAATCAGAAGGTTCTTGTTTACGGTGCGTCCGGGACATCTGGTACAATAGCAGTACAGTACGCCAAATCTCTTGGAGCCGAGGTCACTGCGGTGTGTAGTACGGCAAATATTCAATTCATAGAATCATTGGGAGCAGATAAGACACTAGATTACACTGACAAAGAATCAATTTCCAGAATAGAGAAATATGATTTCATCCTCGACTCCGTTGGAAAGGCAAGAACATCCAAGTTGAAAGAGGCATGCCAATTATCGTTGACACATAAAGGCCAACTCGCGTCTATCGATGATGGTGCATTGATCTTGAGTTCAGAACGACTTGATAGGATTAGAGGTCTTGTTGAATCGAAAGTAATCACGCCAATTAATGATAGATGTTTTCTTTTTGAACAAATAGTTGATGCCTATAGATATGTTGAACTGGGGCATAAAAGAGGAAATGTTGCAATAACAATTAACAAGATACTCTGA